GCTTTTCAACATCTTGCAAAGCTGGGTGCCGTTGGTCTTTTGACAATGAATACGCAGAAATCTCATGGTCCATGGGATGAGTATGCCTCTTATAGTGCAGGTGCACCGATGCATTTTGCAGAGCCGATCATCGAAGCAGAAAAAAATGCAGAAGAAAATCAGACAAATGTTCCGAACTTACCTTTACATTGGTTTCAACAACCTTTGCATACACCAATTTTTAGCTTGGGAATTGGCGGGATGCACGAATGTCTTCGAAAGTCCGGACTTGTATGTATGTATGCAGGCCCGGTGATGTTGAATCGGGGCATGTTCGAACCGGCGTCACTTTTTAGTGTAGATAAAGACGGCAAAGTGTCGCGATATGGAAATGAAAAAAACGGACACACATACCGTATACAGGATCGGTTTGCAGCCGGGGGGATGATTGATGCGGTTCCGAAATTGCTGGATGATGTATCCTATTTCCTCCACTCCAAACAAAGCGGCTTGCTTACAATCGGCATGGGAGATTTGGAAGCTATCGAACATGAGCGATCCTATTTTTCAGAGAATCAGTATAGACGATTGCGTCTGCAGGCGTTGGAGAGAACGAATGAATTCATTTGGCAAACGATACGTCAGCTCACGGCGGATGATACGTTAATTGTTGCGGGAGTTACGATTCCATCCGAACAAGCAAGAACACATGAATGGCTTGCTCCCATTGCTATTATTGGACCCAATATAAAAGGCGATAGCAGTATTACGTCTGATACGACACGTCAAAAGGGGATCGCTGCCAACTTTGATCTTGTACCAACCATTTTCCGCCAACTGCAAATACACGTACCACAGACATTAGGCAGTCCGATCCATACGTTTGATCCCGTTTCGTCTAATCTTTTCACCTTCGCAAAAGACAAGCGGCAGCGAATTTCGAATATGCAAACGCTCCAACATGTATATCAATTGAATACATGGTATACAACAAATCGTCCTCTGCTTGTGGGAATATTTTCAGCGTTTGTCTTCGGCTGCCTGATCTTGTGGTTATTGAGCATCAATGGATGGCTGCGAATCAAAAGCAGATGGTTTTCATTGCTGTGCTATGTGTGCAGTGAACTGCCGACAGCGTTTTTGCTCATGGGCAGGATCCAGCGGCTGCTTTTTGAACAATTGAACTGGAAATCGGAAGCTGCGTTGGTTCTGTATGTCGGTATGACCCTATTTCTGGCTGTACTGATTGCTCTCCCGGCCATTTTCCTGCAGGCATGGGAAAACAAGTTTCTTTATTTAAGTGTGGTTGCCGTTTTCGTGCAGAGTGTCCTCCTTTTGCTGCATGACAGCACGTTTTCCCAATCTTTATTTGGCTATGATCCTGTGAATGGCGCCCGTTATTATGGAATTGGCAACGAGTATGCAGCAGGTTTTATAAGCGCATGGCTAATGATTTTAGTCACTATTTTTAAAAAATGCGGAAAAGTCGATTGGCTGCTTGGATGGATTGGCAGTGTTGGAGTTGTGGCATTTTTGGCGAGTCCAATCTTTGGAGCCAATATTGGAGGCGGATTAACAGTCGGAGTTGGCAGCTCATTGTTGCTGTATCGAATGGGAAGGAACGTTCAGCGATGGAATCGGGCATTCTTTCTTGGTTCGTTAGCGGCAACAGTTGTCTTTACTGCGGTATTACAAATACACCCCGGATTTTCTGTATCCCACGGAGCCCATTTCATTCGTTGGGCAGAACAGAAAAATTGGAGTGCAATCAGTGAAATCATTCGCCATAAAATTCAAATGAATGTGAATATGATCGCATATGCTCCGTTTTGGATCAGTATGTGCATATGTGCACTGCTACTTTTCTTTGGCTATTTGTATACCAATCATCCTGTATATCGACAATGGAAAAAGGAGAAACATTCATGGCAGCAATTGTTTCCCATCCTCGTGATTACATCCATTGTAGGTGGAATCGTCAATGATTCCGGGATTCTTGTCAGCTTCTTGATGGTGTATCCGGCATTCTGGATCGGTTTGGGCGCTATGAATATGGAAAATTATTTCTATTGTATACCGTTCAAAAAAAGGATTGCAAAAAGGTTTAACAAGTGGTTTCTGCTATTGGAATATCGGATGGGGCTATCCCAAAAGGGCAACATCGAATGAATCAGTCCCAAAACGAAAAAACCTCCAAAACCACAGTGAAAGTGGGGGTGGAGGCTTATTCCTTTAATCTTCCTGCAACTCTTCCCAAGTGACAAATAACGTTTCCAGTTGAGTTTGCAATTCCTGATAGCGAGTGTTGATGGCGATTGATTGTTCAGGGTCTGCAAAAGTAGCCGGATCACATAATTGTTGTTCGATCCATGCAATTGCATCTTCCAGTTCTGATATCTTTTGCTCAACTTCCTCTATTTGCCGTTTCCGCTTTCGCTCCTCGCGTTGCCGCTGCTTATCTTCCGACCTCCGCTCTTGGTTGGCGGATGTCTTGACAGAGGGGGATTCATTATTTTTTGGCATTGCAGGCGTATTTTGCAGTGCCTGCAATGCGAGCAGTTGGGCCTTTTTTTCGACAAAATCATCATAGTTTCCCAAATAGGATTTCATTCCCAAAGGGGTTAACTCAATGACGCGATTGGCAAGCTTATTAATAAAATATCGATCATGTGAGATGAATAAAAGCGTACCATCATAGTTGGCTAACGCTTCTTCCAATATTTCTTTGCTCAATAAATCCAGGTGATTGGTCGGTTCGTCAAGAATTAAAAAGTTCGCTTGTTTGAGCATGAGTTTTGCCAATAAAACACGAGCTTTTTCTCCGCCGCTCAATGATGAAATGAGTTTTTCGACTTCTTCGCCGCTGAATAAAAACTGCCCCAGTACGCTGCGTACGGTTGTTCGGTCAAGTGCCGGATATTCGTTCCATACTTCCTGAAGGATGGTAGATGTAGAAGAAAGAGAACTATGCTCCTGGTCGTAATATCCGATTTGCACATTGGCTCCCAATTGAACATATCCTTCCGCCAGTGGAAGTTCACCGATTAAACTTTTAATCAACGTGGATTTTCCAATCCCATTTGGTCCTAAAAGTGCAATCCGATCGCCACGCCGGATTTCCAAATGGAGATTGCGGAAAATCCAGCGGTCGCCGAGAAAACTTCCAAGCTGTGTACCTTGTAGTACGTCATTGCCGCTTCGCTTGGCAGTTTCGAAGGAAAAGAAAACTTGTTGATTTATCGTAGGTTTGTCGATCCGTTCGATTTTATCAAGGAGTTTTTGTTTGCTCTGTGCCCGTTTGGAGGTAGAAGCCCGCGCGATGTTGCGGCGAACAAAGTCTTCCAGACGGGCAATTTCGCCTTGTTGCTGCTCAAACAGCTTGATTGTTTGTTCCAGTTCCGCTTCTTTTTGTTTCAAAAAATCGGTGTAATTCCCTTTATACTGTTTAATTACTCCATCATTTAACTCATACACGGCATTGGCGAAGTGATCGATAAAATACCGATCATGAGAAATGACCAATACCGCTCCTTGGTATTGGCGCAAGTATTGTTCCAGCCATTGGACGGTGTCCATGTCCAAATAGTTTGTTGGCTCATCCAGCAACAAAACAGAAGGTTCCTGCAGCAACAATTTACATAAAGCAAGTCGCGTTTTTTGTCCGCCGCTTAATGTATGTATGATCGTTTGGTGGGTTTCTTCCGGAAAGCCCAGCCCATGTAAAACGCCGCGAATTTTTGCATCAACGGCATAGCCGCCGGCTTCTTCAAAAGCTTCTGTTAATGCGGAATAGGATTGCATAAGTTTTTCGTAAGCGGAAGAGTTGCCAAGAATCTCTTCATCGCCCATTTGCAGTTCTAGATTTTTTAATTGGCTTTCCATTTCGGAAATATGTTGAAACACTGCACGCATTGCGGTAAAAATCGTTTGTTCTGTATCAAGACTCCCTGTTTGGGCCAAGTAGCCGATCGTTGCCTGCTTGCTGATCGATATGTCTCCGGTGTCGGGAGTGAATTGGCCTGCGATAATTTTAAACAGAGTTGATTTTCCTGCACCGTTGATGCCGATTAACGCGCTTCGATCTTTGTCTTGAATGGTAATGCTGGCGTCTCGCAATATCGGATCGCCGGCAAATGATTTTTGAATGTGGGATGCTTGTAAAAGAATCATGAGAATCACCTTTATATCAACGTTTCCGTTCCAGTGTACATGACCATACGTGTTTAAACAATCGGACAAATAAGATTATAGGCATAACCGGAACTTTTTGGACGTACATGTTTGTAAGGGACAAGTACGCAAAGAGGTGACGACATGCAAGTACATATTCTTATCTGGATTCAACAATTGGAACATGCCTGGTTAGATGTATGGATGATTCTCTCTTCATTTTTTGGAAATACGAACTTCTATATTTTTGCCATTCCCATTGTCTATTGGTTCTTCGGAAAACGATTGGGTATCCGCGTTGCAACACTTGTTATTGCTTCGATCAGCATGAATGAAGCATTGAAAGTTTGGTTTCAGGTGATTCGTCCAATCGGCCATCCGGGAATCCGGTCCTTGTATATTCAATCTGCACCAGGATATTCTTTCCCGAGTGGGCATAGTCAATCAGCTATCACGTTTTGGGGGTATTTGGCCACCAGATTTCGAAACATTTGGTTTACGATACTTGCCGGCGCGATAATCGTTACTATTACATTTTCGCGATTATACTTAGGTGTTCATTGGCCGTTGGATGTTTTAGCCGGACTATTGCTGGGAGCCGCTGTGATCTGGTTGGGTTTGCGAATGGAGGATTTTTTTAGGGAAAAGCGGTTGACTTCCTTTGCGAGAATTTTTTCTGCAGGGGTGTTATCAGTCTTTATCTTTTTTATTTATCCAAAAGCAGAGGGAATTGAACTAAGCGGATATTTGTTTGGTATGCTTATTGGATATATGATAGAAGAAAAAATGTTAACATGCACAGTGCCAAGTTTCATTCTGGATCGTTTGGGTGTACTGATTGTTGGCAGCGGAGTGTTGGCTGCTTTGCGCGAAATTTTTATGCTGCTGATACCACCGGAGAATCTTTATTATTGGTTGGCATATAGCGTACTTGGTTTGTATATTAGCTGGATGGCGCCGTGGCTGTTTGTCAAACTTGGTTTTTATCGAAGAAAAGGTTGTTGATTCTTGACGCAATGGCAGTTGCCCGGTTATAAACAAATACCTGTTGCAACGTCAACGCACGTCTTTTTGGATCGTTTCCAAAAATATGATGATTTTGAGTAGAAAGGTCGTAGCAACAATGATCGTAGTTTCGAGTTATGGCAATGAATTTTCCGTAGAGCCAATTGAAGGCCGGACAATATTGACTTTAGTCAATGATAAAGTGAAAATTCCCGAATTGGATGGCATACCTTTTCAATGCCAATCGGGTACATGCAAACGTTGCATCGTATTTGTGAAACAAGGCCATGAATACTTGGCACCGCCGAGTCAAACAGAAATGCGTGCATTAGGTCCCAGGTTAGGAAACGGATTCAGATTAGCATGTCAAACAAAAGCCATTCAACAAAAAAAATTTTTACGGCAAAAAATGATACGGAAACGGCAAGAACTTGATGCAGAATATAGGGCTGCTGCCGACAAGATTATTATAGAACGATGCATGGGGCTGTCTGCCATTCAAAATGCCAAAACCATCATGCTGTATTCTGATTTTCGCGGTGAAGTTGGAACTCGCCAATTCGTTGAACGATTATTGGAGGACGGGAAACAAGTTTTTTTGCCAGTTACCGATCACGCGGCAAAATTATTGCTACCTGTACAAATCACGGGTTTTGAACAACTGCATCCAGGTGCATATGGTATTCTGGAACCGCAGATTCCGCCAGAAGCTGTGATAAATAAGCAGGATGCGTCCAATGTTTCTCTTGACGTTGTTGTTGTTCCTGGAGTTGCATTCCGAACAGATGGAGGACGCTTAGGTTATGGAGGAGGATTTTATGACCGTTTTCTAGCGAATCTACCCAATCCAGTGATAAAGATTGGTTTAGCATATCAGTTTCAAATTGATGAAACATTTCCTGTGGACGATCATGATGTAATGATGGATCTCGTTGTGACGCAGAAAAAAGTGTATGGAACCAAGTGAAAAATAAATTTAAAATTGTTGTTGACACTTTTTACGGTGTGTGATAAATTAATAAACGTCGCTTCGACAGATACAGCGATTCACGAAAAAAACCTGAAGTTCCTTGAAAACTAAACAAGTGCAGGGAGTTATATATGTAACTCCTGTCATTAGTCAGCAATGATTCTGACAGGGTCAAGTAATGAATAGGTAGCTCCGACAACCTTCGGTTGCGGAGTAAATTCACACGAAGTGCTGAAGCACTAAGTGTTCATTTGAGAGTTTGATCCTGGCTCAGGACGAACGCTGGCGGCGTGCCTAATACATGCAAGTCGCGCGGACGATGCAAAGCTTGCTTTGCATCGTTAGCGGCGGACGGGTGAGTAACACGTGGGCAACCTGCCGAATCGTTTGGGATAACACCCGGAAACGGGTGCTAATACCGGATAGTTTCTTCCTTCGCATGAAGGGAGACGGAAAGGTCCGTTCGGACCGCGATTCGATGGGCCCGCGGCGCATTAGCTAGTTGGTGGGGTAACGGCTCACCAAGGCGACGATGCGTAGCCGACCTGAGAGGGTGACCGGCCACACTGGGACTGAGACACGGCCCAGACTCCTACGGGAGGCAGCAGTAGGGAATCTTCCGCAATGGGCGCAAGCCTGACGGAGCAACGCCGCGTGAGTGATGAAGGCCTTCGGGTTGTAAAACTCTGTCTTCGGAGACGAACCCGTACGGGAGGAAATGCCCGTGCGTTGACGGTATCCGAGGAGGAAGCCCCGGCTAACTACGTGCCAGCAGCCGCGGTAATACGTAGGGGGCAAGCGTTGTCCGGAATCACTGGGCGTAAAGCGCGCGCAGGCGGCATTTCACGTCTGGGGTGAAAGTCCAGAGCTCAACTCTGGGATGGCCTTGGAAACGGGAGTGCTTGAGCGTCGGAGAGGTAAGGGGAATTCCACGTGTAGCGGTGAAATGCGTAGAGATGTGGAGGAACACCAGTGGCGAAGGCGCCTTACTGGCCGATTGCTGACGCTGAGGCGCGAAAGCGTGGGGAGCAAACAGGATTAGATACCCTGGTAGTCCACGCCGTAAACGATGAGTGCTAGGTGTTGGAGGGTACCACCTCCAGTGCCGAAGCTAACGCATTAAGCACTCCGCCTGGGGAGTACGGTCGCAAGACTGAAACTCAAAGGAATTGACGGGGGCCCGCACAAGCAGTGGAGCATGTGGTTTAATTCGAAGCAACGCGAAGAACCTTACCAGGTCTTGACATCCCGCTGACCGGTGTAGCGATACACCTTCCCTTCGGGGCAGCGGTGACAGGTGGTGCATGGTTGTCGTCAGCTCGTGTCGTGAGATGTTGGGTTAAGTCCCGCAACGAGCGCAACCCTTGATCTGTGTTGCCAGCATTCAGTTGGGCACTCACAGGTGACTGCCGGCGACAAGCCGGAGGAAGGCGGGGATGACGTCAAATCATCATGCCCCTTATGACCTGGGCTACACACGTGCTACAATGGGCGGTACAACGGGATGCGAAGCCGCAAGGCGGAGCCAACCCCTGAAAACCGTTCACAGTTCGGATTGCAGGCTGCAACCCGCCTGCATGAAGCCGGAATTGCTAGTAATCGCGGATCAGCATGCCGCGGTGAATCCGTTCCCGGGCCTTGTACACACCGCCCGTCACACCACGAGAGTTGACAACACCCGAAGTCGGTGGGGCAACCATTTGGGGCCAGCCGCCGAAGGTGGGGTCGATGATTGGGGTGAAGTCGTAACAAGGTAGCCGTATCGGAAGGTGCGGCTGGATCACCTCCTTTCTAAGGAATATAAGTCCCTTATGGGGATGCGAAAAAGAATGTTTGTGTTACACGAACATTGCCCTGCACTTGGTTAGTTTTGAGGGAACCTCCCTCAACTGGAAACATCCAACACTTGCATCGTGAGATGCAATGTAGTATGATGTCTTTCCTGCTTCCGCAAGGAAGCGTGAATATGGAATGGCTTTTTTATGTTCTTTGTTCTTGATGTTCTTTGAAAACTGGATAGCGAATTCTATCGTATACAGGATGAATACAATGCGTGGTAACTGCGCAAGCAGTACACAATTTCATCAAATGTTTTACCCGAGCGCTTAACGATTTTTTGGTATGCATGTTTTATGCAGCACCAAGCTGCGACTCGCTAGCGGCGAGAAGTGCCAGGAAGAGATTTCGTGAAGAAGTGAGCATAATGGAATTATGTGAACGATGAACGAAAGATCTGACAACGCAATTCGAAGCCGATAGGTAGAGTCGCCTAGGTTTGGAAAAGGGAAAGAATCATTTGCCGCCAAACTGCGACTCGCTAGCGGCGAGAAGTGCTAGGAAGAGATTTCGTGAAGAAGTGAGCATAATGGAATTATGTGAACGATGAACGAAAGATCTGACAACGCAATTCGAAGCCGATAGATAGAGTCGCCTAGGTTAAGTTAGTAAGGGCGCATGGTGGATGCCTAGGTGCCAGGTGCCGATGAAGGACGGAGCGAACGCCGAAACGCCCCGGGGAGCTGTAAGCAAGCGTTGATCCGGGGATCTCCGAATGGGGCAACCCCCTGCGGTTCATACCGCAGGATTCCGATCTGAATCCATAGGGTCGGAAAGGTACACCAGGGGAACTGAAACATCTAAGTACCCTGAGGAAAAGAAAACAACAGTGATTCCCTAAGTAGCGGCGAGCGAACGGGGAATAGCCCAAACCGCACATGCTTGCATGTGCGGGGTTGCGGGGCGTCTCATACGAAGTTATCAATCCATTGGGTAGGAGAACGGCCTGGAACGGCCGATCGCAGAGGGTGACAATCCCGTATCTGAAACCAAATGGACTTCGAGACGAACCCCAAGTACCGCGGGACACGTGAAATCCCGTGGGAATCCGGGAGGACCACCTCCTAAGGCTAAATACACCCTGGCAACCGATAGTGAACCAGTACCGTGAGGGAAAGGTGAAAAGCACCCCGGGAGGGGAGTGAAACAGAACCTGAAACCATGTGCCTACAATCAGTCGGAGGGCCATACCACCCCAAAAAGTATTACTTTTCGGGGACCCCGGTTAGCCTGACGGCGTGCCTTTTGTAGAATGAACCGGCGAGTGATGGTCGCAAGCGAGGTTAAAGCGAGAAGCTGGAGCCGTAGCGAAAGCGCGTCTGAAAAGGGCGGCAGTTTGCGGTCATCGACCCGAAACCGGGTGATCTACCCCTGGTCAGGGTGAAGTTGCGGTAAAACGCAATGGAGGCCCGAACCCACTGACGTTGAAAAGTCAGGGGATGAACTGGGGGTAGGGGAGAAATTCCAATCGAACTCGGAGATAGCTGGTTCTCCCCGAAATAGCTTTAGGGCTAGCGTTGGAGCGAGAGGGATGGAGGTAGAGCACTGATTGGGCTAGGGGCCTGTCCAAGGTTACCGAACTCAGTCAAACTCCGAATGCCGTTTCCTTATCTCCAGCAGTCAGACTACGAGTGCTAAGATCCGTGGTCAAAAGGGAAACAGCCCAGACCATCAGCTAAGGTCCCCAAGTTCCGGTTAAGTGGGAAACGATGTGGCGGTGCACAGACAACCAGGATGTTGGCTTAGAAGCAGCCACCATTTAAAGAGTGCGTAATAGCTCACTGGTCGAGTGACGCTGCGCGGAAAATGTAACGGGGCTAAACCGGACACCGAAGCTATGGATGTGCGCTTTGCGCACGTGGTAGGGGAGCGTTCTCAGCGAGTGGAAGTCAGACCGGAAGGTCTGGTGGATGGCTGAGAAGTGAGAATGCCGGTATAAGTAGCGAAAAGACAGGTGAGAATCCTGTCCACCGAAAGCCTAAGGGTTCCTGGGGAAGGCTCGTCCTCCCAGGGTTAGTCGGGACCTAAGCCGAGGCCGAAAGGCGTAGGCGATGGACAACTGGTGGAAATTCCAGTACCACCGTGTCACCGTTTGAGTGAGGGAGTGACGCAGGAGGATAGGGTGAGCGGCCTGTTGGATGGCCGTGCAAGCAGCAAGGCTGGGAGATTGGCAAATCCGTCTTCCATACGGTCAAGCTGTGATGCCGAGCGAAATTGTAGTAGCGAAGTCCCTGATTTCACACTGCCAAGAAAAGCTTCTAGCGAGGGGACCGGTGCCCGTACCGCAAAC
Above is a window of Fodinisporobacter ferrooxydans DNA encoding:
- a CDS encoding ABC-F family ATP-binding cassette domain-containing protein, with product MILLQASHIQKSFAGDPILRDASITIQDKDRSALIGINGAGKSTLFKIIAGQFTPDTGDISISKQATIGYLAQTGSLDTEQTIFTAMRAVFQHISEMESQLKNLELQMGDEEILGNSSAYEKLMQSYSALTEAFEEAGGYAVDAKIRGVLHGLGFPEETHQTIIHTLSGGQKTRLALCKLLLQEPSVLLLDEPTNYLDMDTVQWLEQYLRQYQGAVLVISHDRYFIDHFANAVYELNDGVIKQYKGNYTDFLKQKEAELEQTIKLFEQQQGEIARLEDFVRRNIARASTSKRAQSKQKLLDKIERIDKPTINQQVFFSFETAKRSGNDVLQGTQLGSFLGDRWIFRNLHLEIRRGDRIALLGPNGIGKSTLIKSLIGELPLAEGYVQLGANVQIGYYDQEHSSLSSTSTILQEVWNEYPALDRTTVRSVLGQFLFSGEEVEKLISSLSGGEKARVLLAKLMLKQANFLILDEPTNHLDLLSKEILEEALANYDGTLLFISHDRYFINKLANRVIELTPLGMKSYLGNYDDFVEKKAQLLALQALQNTPAMPKNNESPSVKTSANQERRSEDKQRQREERKRKRQIEEVEQKISELEDAIAWIEQQLCDPATFADPEQSIAINTRYQELQTQLETLFVTWEELQED
- a CDS encoding phosphatase PAP2 family protein, coding for MQVHILIWIQQLEHAWLDVWMILSSFFGNTNFYIFAIPIVYWFFGKRLGIRVATLVIASISMNEALKVWFQVIRPIGHPGIRSLYIQSAPGYSFPSGHSQSAITFWGYLATRFRNIWFTILAGAIIVTITFSRLYLGVHWPLDVLAGLLLGAAVIWLGLRMEDFFREKRLTSFARIFSAGVLSVFIFFIYPKAEGIELSGYLFGMLIGYMIEEKMLTCTVPSFILDRLGVLIVGSGVLAALREIFMLLIPPENLYYWLAYSVLGLYISWMAPWLFVKLGFYRRKGC
- a CDS encoding 5-formyltetrahydrofolate cyclo-ligase — translated: MIVVSSYGNEFSVEPIEGRTILTLVNDKVKIPELDGIPFQCQSGTCKRCIVFVKQGHEYLAPPSQTEMRALGPRLGNGFRLACQTKAIQQKKFLRQKMIRKRQELDAEYRAAADKIIIERCMGLSAIQNAKTIMLYSDFRGEVGTRQFVERLLEDGKQVFLPVTDHAAKLLLPVQITGFEQLHPGAYGILEPQIPPEAVINKQDASNVSLDVVVVPGVAFRTDGGRLGYGGGFYDRFLANLPNPVIKIGLAYQFQIDETFPVDDHDVMMDLVVTQKKVYGTK